In one Modestobacter sp. L9-4 genomic region, the following are encoded:
- the trxA gene encoding thioredoxin encodes MAGKNTVTVTDASFAADVLGSDKPVLVDFWAEWCGPCKMVAPVLEEIAAEHADKLTIAKLNIDENPQIARDYQVMSIPTMTVFQGGKPVKSIIGAKPKGAILSDLSDYI; translated from the coding sequence ATGGCAGGCAAGAACACCGTGACCGTGACCGACGCCAGCTTCGCCGCCGACGTCCTCGGCAGCGACAAGCCCGTGCTCGTCGACTTCTGGGCCGAGTGGTGCGGGCCGTGCAAGATGGTCGCCCCGGTGCTGGAGGAGATCGCGGCCGAGCACGCCGACAAGCTCACCATCGCCAAGCTGAACATCGACGAGAACCCGCAGATCGCCCGCGACTACCAGGTCATGTCGATCCCGACCATGACGGTCTTCCAGGGCGGCAAGCCGGTCAAGAGCATCATCGGCGCCAAGCCCAAGGGCGCCATCCTGTCGGACCTGTCCGACTACATCTGA
- a CDS encoding N-acetylmuramoyl-L-alanine amidase, with protein MDALRPGSTGPAVAEVQAVLRSLGLLDGDADQPAGPTADYDAGTELAVRHFQQVRGLSVDGRVGDETYRALHEARWSLGDRLLRYDPERPVRGDDVRRLQELLLELGYDAGRADGILGAETESGLRTFQRDYGLTSDGTCGPATLRALKQLGRRVTGGRPQLLRQSASMVESGSHLIGRVIVIDPGHGGVDTGYTAGETTEADLVYDLASRIEGRLAAAGATVYLTRGRDGDPAAEDRTAFANETRADLFLSLHMEAHGSAHARGVASYYYGTGSGASSTVGEEFANLVRREVIARTGLLDCGSHPKTWDILRMTRMPAVRVDCGYLSHPVDRLLLLDARVRSTVAQAVAAAVQRLFLPADADPPTGTFLLPARS; from the coding sequence ATGGACGCCCTGCGACCCGGCAGCACCGGCCCCGCCGTGGCCGAGGTGCAGGCGGTGCTCCGTTCCCTCGGACTCCTCGACGGCGACGCCGACCAGCCCGCCGGCCCCACGGCCGACTACGACGCGGGGACCGAGCTCGCGGTCCGCCACTTCCAGCAGGTCCGCGGTCTGTCCGTCGACGGCCGGGTCGGGGACGAGACCTACCGGGCACTGCACGAGGCCCGCTGGTCCCTCGGTGACCGCCTCCTCCGGTACGACCCCGAGCGCCCCGTGCGTGGCGACGACGTCCGCCGGCTGCAGGAGCTGCTGCTCGAGCTGGGCTACGACGCCGGCCGCGCCGACGGCATCCTGGGCGCCGAGACCGAGTCCGGGCTGCGCACCTTCCAGCGCGACTACGGGCTCACCTCCGACGGCACCTGCGGGCCGGCCACGCTGCGCGCCCTCAAGCAGCTGGGCCGGCGGGTCACCGGCGGCCGCCCGCAGCTGCTCCGGCAGAGCGCGTCCATGGTCGAGTCCGGTTCGCACCTCATCGGCCGGGTCATCGTCATCGACCCGGGCCACGGTGGCGTCGACACCGGCTACACCGCCGGGGAGACCACCGAGGCCGACCTGGTCTACGACCTGGCCTCCCGCATCGAGGGCCGGCTGGCCGCCGCCGGCGCGACGGTCTACCTGACCCGCGGCCGGGACGGCGACCCCGCCGCCGAGGACCGCACCGCGTTCGCCAACGAGACCCGCGCCGACCTGTTCCTCTCCCTGCACATGGAGGCGCACGGCTCGGCCCACGCCCGCGGGGTCGCCAGCTACTACTACGGCACCGGATCCGGGGCCAGCTCCACGGTCGGCGAGGAGTTCGCCAACCTGGTCCGCCGCGAGGTCATCGCCCGCACCGGGCTGCTCGACTGCGGCTCGCACCCCAAGACCTGGGACATCCTGCGGATGACCCGGATGCCCGCCGTCCGCGTCGACTGCGGGTACCTCTCGCACCCCGTCGACCGGCTGCTGCTCCTCGACGCCCGCGTCCGCAGCACCGTCGCCCAGGCCGTCGCCGCCGCGGTCCAGCGGCTATTCCTGCCCGCCGACGCCGACCCGCCCACCGGCACCTTCCTCCTCCCCGCCCGTAGCTGA
- a CDS encoding PLP-dependent aminotransferase family protein, translating into MKSSEIRALFSVVSRPEVVSLAGGMPAVTALPLDVVGSMIGELVSGMGAQTLQYGSGQGDPRLRERICDVMALEGILDASPSEVVVTVGSQQGLDLVTRVFVDPGDTILAEGPSYVGALGVFQAAQAQVRHVAMDEDGLIPEALEQALLECRARGDRVKFLYTVPNYHNPAGVTLSEQRREAVIAIAEQYDLLIIEDNPYGLLGFEHDPMRALRARNDERVIYLGSFSKTFSPGLRVGWVLAPLAVREKLVLATEAQVLCPPSLTQYAVARYLDTQPWQQQIKVFTELYRERRDATLESLAALMPRGTTWTKPDGGFYVWVKLPHGLDAKLMQPRAVAAHVAYVPGIGFYADGSGREHMRLSYCYPEPDQIREGVRRLARVIEAELDLHSTFDSVDTGTFRAVTSTPRPSSPRSSSARAAYPPPVIGPANGAEGAEPSV; encoded by the coding sequence ATGAAGAGCTCGGAGATCCGGGCCCTGTTCTCGGTGGTGAGCCGCCCCGAGGTGGTCTCGCTGGCCGGTGGCATGCCCGCGGTCACCGCCCTGCCGCTGGACGTCGTCGGCTCCATGATCGGCGAGCTGGTGTCCGGCATGGGTGCGCAGACCCTGCAGTACGGCTCCGGTCAGGGCGACCCACGGCTGCGTGAGCGCATCTGCGACGTCATGGCGCTCGAGGGCATCCTGGACGCCTCACCCAGCGAGGTCGTCGTCACCGTCGGCTCGCAGCAGGGGCTGGACCTGGTGACCCGGGTCTTCGTCGACCCCGGCGACACCATCCTGGCCGAGGGTCCCTCCTACGTCGGCGCGCTCGGGGTCTTCCAGGCGGCGCAGGCGCAGGTCCGGCACGTGGCCATGGACGAGGACGGGCTGATCCCCGAGGCGCTGGAGCAGGCGCTGCTGGAGTGCCGGGCCCGGGGCGACCGCGTCAAGTTCCTCTACACGGTGCCCAACTACCACAACCCGGCCGGCGTCACGCTGTCCGAGCAGCGGCGTGAGGCGGTCATCGCGATCGCCGAGCAGTACGACCTGCTGATCATCGAGGACAACCCCTACGGCCTGCTGGGGTTCGAGCACGACCCCATGCGCGCGCTTCGGGCCCGCAACGACGAGCGGGTCATCTACCTCGGCTCGTTCTCCAAGACGTTCTCACCCGGTCTGCGGGTCGGCTGGGTGCTGGCGCCGTTGGCGGTGCGGGAGAAGCTGGTCCTGGCCACCGAGGCGCAGGTTCTCTGCCCGCCCTCGCTCACCCAGTACGCCGTCGCCCGGTACCTGGACACCCAGCCCTGGCAGCAGCAGATCAAGGTCTTCACCGAGCTCTACCGGGAGCGCCGCGACGCGACGCTGGAGTCCCTCGCCGCGCTCATGCCGCGGGGCACGACCTGGACCAAGCCCGACGGCGGCTTCTACGTCTGGGTGAAGCTGCCGCACGGGCTGGACGCCAAGCTCATGCAGCCGCGCGCGGTGGCCGCCCACGTCGCCTACGTGCCGGGCATCGGCTTCTACGCCGACGGCTCGGGCCGGGAGCACATGCGGCTGTCGTACTGCTACCCCGAGCCGGACCAGATCCGGGAGGGGGTGCGCCGGCTGGCCCGGGTCATCGAGGCCGAGCTGGACCTGCACTCGACCTTCGACTCGGTCGACACCGGCACGTTCCGCGCCGTGACCTCGACGCCGCGGCCGTCCTCGCCGCGCTCGTCGTCGGCGCGGGCCGCCTACCCGCCGCCGGTCATCGGACCGGCGAACGGCGCCGAGGGCGCAGAGCCCTCCGTCTGA
- a CDS encoding ParB/RepB/Spo0J family partition protein, translating into MTKRGGLGRGLAALIPTSAPAPTATPAARAAEAAEAAVTGPAERRAASVHELPARVLEEVAGVPGAQLRELPVGDVVPNPKQPRQVFDDEALEELTHSVREFGLLQPIVVREGADGQYELIMGERRLRAARAAGLETVPAIVRDTTDDAMLRDALLENIHRVQLNPLEEAAAYQQLLEEFGATHEELASKIGRSRSQVTNTIRLMKLPVKVQTRVAAGVISAGHARALLGLPEAESQDALATRIVAEGMSVRATEEAVAMAVADSPTAARRSQRKISAPGVEDLSGRLSDMFDTKVKIQIGRAKGRIVVEFGSVDDLQRIIGMMAPDITGRAQQD; encoded by the coding sequence GTGACGAAGCGCGGCGGTCTCGGCCGGGGCCTGGCGGCCCTCATCCCCACCAGCGCGCCGGCGCCGACGGCCACCCCCGCCGCGCGGGCCGCCGAGGCCGCGGAGGCTGCCGTCACCGGCCCGGCGGAGCGTCGGGCCGCGTCGGTGCACGAGCTGCCCGCCCGGGTGCTCGAGGAGGTCGCCGGCGTCCCCGGGGCGCAGCTGCGCGAGCTCCCGGTCGGGGACGTCGTCCCCAACCCCAAGCAGCCCCGTCAGGTCTTCGACGACGAGGCCCTGGAGGAGCTCACGCACTCGGTGCGCGAGTTCGGTCTCCTGCAGCCGATCGTCGTCCGGGAGGGCGCTGACGGGCAGTACGAGCTGATCATGGGCGAGCGCCGGCTGCGCGCGGCCCGTGCGGCGGGGCTGGAGACCGTGCCGGCCATCGTCCGGGACACCACCGACGACGCCATGCTGCGGGACGCCCTGCTGGAGAACATCCACCGGGTGCAGCTGAACCCGCTGGAGGAGGCGGCTGCCTACCAGCAGCTGCTGGAGGAGTTCGGCGCCACCCACGAGGAGCTGGCCAGCAAGATCGGTCGCAGCCGGTCGCAGGTCACCAACACGATCCGGCTGATGAAGCTGCCGGTGAAGGTGCAGACCCGGGTCGCCGCGGGGGTCATCTCCGCCGGCCATGCGCGAGCGCTGCTGGGTCTGCCCGAGGCCGAGTCGCAGGACGCGCTCGCCACCCGGATCGTCGCCGAGGGCATGTCGGTGCGCGCCACCGAGGAGGCCGTCGCCATGGCGGTCGCCGACTCCCCCACCGCCGCCCGGCGGTCGCAGCGCAAGATCAGCGCCCCCGGCGTCGAGGACCTCTCCGGTCGGCTGTCGGACATGTTCGACACCAAGGTCAAGATCCAGATCGGCCGGGCCAAGGGCCGCATCGTCGTCGAGTTCGGTTCGGTCGACGACCTGCAGCGGATCATCGGCATGATGGCCCCGGACATCACCGGGCGCGCCCAGCAGGACTGA
- a CDS encoding ParA family protein — MTDPGERLRSSLAADQAVGPDFDSPIAMEAMRATRVLHAADQDPFPAPGRIRVVTIANQKGGVGKTTSTVNLGVALAFYGLRTLVIDLDPQGNTSTALGVEHSVGTPSIYDALVGDNTLAEVTHPTTASPNLFCVPATIDLAGAEIELVSVVAREHRLRRSIETYLHELPATERPHYVLIDCPPSLGLLTLNALVAGDEVLIPIQCEYYALEGLGQLLSNIELVRQHLNPTIAVSTILLTMYDGRTKLADQVADEVRNHFGDLVLKSAIPRNVRVSEAPGYGQSVLTYDPGSRGSTSYVEAAREFAERGALLPAATAQPTTPPPPPPVAGPPSVAAMVLGEPVAAPAARGRHAT; from the coding sequence ATGACTGACCCCGGTGAGCGGCTGCGCTCCAGTCTCGCCGCCGACCAGGCCGTCGGTCCGGACTTCGACAGCCCGATCGCCATGGAGGCGATGCGGGCGACCCGGGTCCTCCACGCGGCCGACCAGGACCCCTTCCCCGCACCGGGGCGCATCCGGGTCGTCACGATCGCCAACCAGAAGGGCGGCGTCGGCAAGACGACGTCCACGGTGAACCTCGGTGTCGCGCTGGCCTTCTACGGGTTGCGCACGCTGGTCATCGACCTGGACCCGCAGGGCAACACCAGCACCGCCCTCGGCGTCGAGCACAGCGTGGGCACGCCCTCGATCTACGACGCGCTCGTGGGCGACAACACCCTCGCCGAGGTCACCCACCCGACGACGGCGAGCCCCAACCTCTTCTGCGTCCCGGCGACGATCGACCTGGCCGGCGCGGAGATCGAGCTGGTGTCCGTCGTCGCCCGTGAGCACCGGCTGCGCCGCTCCATCGAGACCTACCTGCACGAGCTGCCCGCCACCGAGCGGCCGCACTACGTGCTCATCGACTGCCCGCCCTCGCTCGGCCTGCTGACGCTGAACGCGCTGGTGGCCGGTGACGAGGTGCTCATCCCCATCCAGTGCGAGTACTACGCGCTGGAGGGGCTGGGGCAGCTGCTCTCCAACATCGAGCTGGTGCGCCAGCACCTCAACCCGACGATCGCGGTGAGCACCATCCTGCTCACCATGTACGACGGGCGCACGAAGCTGGCCGACCAGGTGGCCGACGAGGTGCGCAACCACTTCGGCGACCTCGTGCTCAAGTCGGCGATCCCGCGCAACGTCCGGGTCAGCGAGGCACCGGGCTACGGCCAGTCGGTGCTGACCTACGACCCGGGCTCGCGCGGGTCCACCAGCTACGTCGAGGCGGCCCGCGAGTTCGCCGAGCGCGGCGCGCTGCTCCCGGCCGCCACGGCCCAGCCGACGACGCCTCCTCCCCCGCCGCCGGTCGCCGGCCCGCCCTCGGTGGCGGCCATGGTGCTCGGCGAGCCCGTGGCTGCGCCGGCAGCCCGCGGCCGGCACGCGACGTGA
- the rsmG gene encoding 16S rRNA (guanine(527)-N(7))-methyltransferase RsmG: MSSPVDPAEPREDADTAVPEMPEVAAAVFGAAAPAAARYVAMLAGDGVTRGLIGPREVPRLWDRHLLNSAALAEAVPHGARVVDVGSGAGLPGIPLGLARPDLTLTLVEPMARRVEFLTDVVTALGAPWRIVRGRAEERSVVRAVGPVDVVTARAVAPLPRLVGWCRGLLAPGSQLIALVGERAAAEVPGLVPELEAAGMRDVHTRAVGGGLGAAATTVVVMTRGAR, encoded by the coding sequence GTGAGCAGCCCGGTCGATCCGGCGGAGCCCCGGGAGGACGCGGACACGGCCGTCCCGGAGATGCCCGAGGTCGCGGCGGCCGTCTTCGGTGCGGCGGCCCCGGCAGCCGCCCGGTACGTGGCCATGCTCGCCGGTGACGGCGTCACCCGGGGCCTGATCGGCCCGCGGGAGGTCCCGCGGCTGTGGGACCGGCACCTGCTCAACAGCGCCGCGCTGGCCGAGGCGGTGCCGCACGGTGCCCGGGTCGTCGACGTCGGCAGTGGTGCCGGGCTGCCCGGCATCCCGCTGGGGCTGGCGCGCCCCGACCTGACGCTCACCCTGGTGGAGCCGATGGCCCGGCGGGTCGAGTTCCTCACCGACGTCGTCACCGCCCTGGGTGCGCCGTGGCGGATCGTCCGCGGCCGCGCGGAGGAGCGTTCCGTCGTCCGGGCCGTGGGTCCGGTCGACGTGGTCACCGCGCGGGCGGTCGCGCCGCTCCCCCGGCTGGTCGGCTGGTGCCGTGGGTTGCTGGCCCCCGGGTCCCAGCTGATCGCCCTCGTCGGCGAGCGGGCGGCGGCCGAGGTGCCCGGTCTCGTGCCCGAGCTCGAGGCGGCCGGCATGCGGGACGTGCACACGCGCGCGGTCGGTGGAGGGCTGGGCGCTGCAGCCACTACCGTGGTGGTCATGACCCGCGGAGCACGGTGA
- a CDS encoding protein jag encodes MSAPDSDTATTAEATSGAVLTPVGGTGDPALPDADAASADAVIEPVDLDVVDEDEEGGEGLLVREGDVAGDYLERLLDILDVDGDIDLDVEGDRASVAVVGGELKTLIGPDGATLEALQELTRLAVAQATGVRSRLMLDIGGFRAKRRADLTALASAAAERVGQSRQPERLAPMNPFERKVVHDVIAGAAGVHSESEGEEPNRRVVVLPER; translated from the coding sequence ATGAGTGCACCCGACAGCGACACCGCCACGACCGCCGAGGCGACCTCGGGCGCGGTGCTGACCCCGGTCGGCGGGACCGGTGACCCGGCCCTCCCCGACGCCGACGCGGCGTCGGCCGACGCGGTCATCGAGCCCGTCGACCTCGACGTGGTCGACGAGGACGAGGAGGGCGGCGAGGGCCTGCTCGTCCGCGAGGGCGACGTGGCCGGCGACTACCTCGAGCGGCTGCTGGACATCCTGGACGTCGACGGCGACATCGACCTGGACGTCGAGGGCGACCGCGCCTCCGTCGCCGTGGTGGGCGGTGAGCTGAAGACGCTGATCGGGCCGGACGGCGCGACGCTGGAGGCCCTGCAGGAGCTGACCCGCCTCGCCGTGGCCCAGGCCACCGGGGTGCGCAGCCGGCTGATGCTCGACATCGGCGGCTTCCGGGCCAAGCGGCGTGCCGACCTGACCGCCCTCGCCTCGGCCGCGGCCGAGCGGGTCGGGCAGAGCCGCCAGCCCGAGCGGCTGGCGCCGATGAACCCGTTCGAGCGCAAGGTCGTCCATGACGTCATCGCCGGCGCCGCCGGGGTGCACAGCGAGTCGGAGGGCGAGGAGCCCAACCGTCGCGTCGTGGTCCTGCCCGAGCGGTGA
- the yidC gene encoding membrane protein insertase YidC, producing the protein MLDWMYTAIAWVMKTWHSAFSTFLDPASGWTWALSIVFLVVTIRVLLFRLFVKQVKSQRAMQEIQPEMAKLRKQYGSDRQGLSQAMMALQKERGVNPLAGCLPLLPQIPVFISLFHVLRRLAPGKQGLYSWSTELTDQAASAKLLGAPISSSFNMQPDKERLILPLTDGSYSNIRIVAMVLIVIMCFTTFFTQKQIQKRSGPVEGQAAMVQKLLLYGMPISLFVSGFFFPIGVLIYWFTNNLWTLGQQFYILKALPPPGSPGALAKAAADKPVVDVKALAPKPGAKPVRPKAGRPATVAPASTVDADGSVVDASVLDGSVTDSSPVDDDRVTPVQDGATSGPSATGATAAGSAPGRPSGSANRPRSGASGSRSAAGPANRGKRGKRR; encoded by the coding sequence TTGCTTGACTGGATGTACACCGCGATCGCCTGGGTGATGAAGACGTGGCACTCCGCGTTCTCCACCTTCCTGGACCCGGCGAGCGGGTGGACCTGGGCGCTGTCGATCGTCTTCCTGGTCGTCACCATCCGCGTGCTGCTGTTCCGCCTGTTCGTCAAGCAGGTCAAGTCGCAGCGCGCGATGCAGGAGATCCAGCCGGAGATGGCCAAGCTGCGCAAGCAGTACGGCAGTGACCGGCAGGGCCTGAGCCAGGCGATGATGGCGCTGCAGAAGGAGCGCGGGGTCAACCCGCTGGCCGGCTGTCTGCCGCTGCTCCCGCAGATCCCGGTCTTCATCTCGCTGTTCCACGTCCTGCGCCGCCTCGCCCCGGGCAAGCAGGGGCTCTACAGCTGGAGCACCGAGCTCACCGACCAGGCGGCCAGTGCCAAGCTGCTCGGTGCGCCGATCTCCTCGTCGTTCAACATGCAGCCGGACAAGGAGCGGCTGATCCTGCCGCTGACCGACGGCAGCTACTCCAACATCCGCATCGTCGCGATGGTCCTCATCGTGATCATGTGCTTCACCACCTTCTTCACCCAGAAGCAGATCCAGAAGCGCTCCGGCCCGGTCGAGGGCCAGGCCGCGATGGTGCAGAAGCTGCTGCTCTACGGCATGCCGATCAGCCTCTTCGTCTCCGGCTTCTTCTTCCCCATCGGTGTGCTCATCTACTGGTTCACCAACAACCTGTGGACCCTGGGCCAGCAGTTCTACATCCTCAAGGCGCTCCCGCCGCCCGGGTCGCCCGGTGCGCTCGCCAAGGCCGCCGCCGACAAGCCCGTCGTCGACGTGAAGGCGCTGGCCCCGAAGCCGGGCGCCAAGCCGGTGCGGCCCAAGGCCGGCCGGCCGGCGACCGTGGCCCCGGCCTCGACCGTGGACGCCGACGGCTCGGTCGTCGACGCCTCCGTCCTCGACGGCTCGGTCACCGACTCCTCACCGGTCGACGACGACCGGGTCACCCCGGTCCAGGACGGCGCCACCAGTGGGCCGTCCGCCACCGGTGCGACCGCCGCCGGCTCGGCCCCCGGCCGCCCGTCGGGCAGCGCCAACCGGCCGCGGTCCGGGGCCTCGGGCAGCCGCTCCGCGGCCGGCCCGGCCAACCGCGGCAAGCGCGGCAAGCGCCGCTGA
- the yidD gene encoding membrane protein insertion efficiency factor YidD, giving the protein MTGAPARGLLAAVRFYQRAISPAFPPRCRFEPSCSAYAAEALEVHGAVRGSWLALVRLAKCAPWHPGGLDLVPPPRSAPGTDGGGRTSSTSAQSSAPAAAPAPPARGARRPGRATPPAPRRSAQQEAGVA; this is encoded by the coding sequence GTGACCGGGGCCCCGGCCCGCGGCCTGCTGGCGGCGGTGCGCTTCTACCAGCGGGCGATCAGCCCGGCGTTCCCGCCGCGCTGCCGCTTCGAGCCCAGCTGCAGCGCCTACGCCGCCGAGGCCCTCGAGGTGCACGGCGCGGTGCGGGGCAGCTGGCTGGCCCTGGTCCGGCTGGCCAAGTGCGCCCCGTGGCACCCGGGCGGTCTGGACCTGGTGCCCCCGCCGCGCTCGGCCCCCGGAACCGACGGGGGCGGCCGTACGTCGTCCACCTCGGCGCAGTCGTCGGCTCCTGCCGCGGCACCTGCTCCACCGGCTCGGGGCGCACGCCGCCCCGGTCGTGCCACCCCGCCGGCTCCCCGCCGGTCCGCGCAGCAGGAGGCTGGCGTTGCTTGA
- the rnpA gene encoding ribonuclease P protein component produces the protein MLPAQARLRRRPDFTVVVRSGRRAGRPTLVLHYLSERPVVPAGRPVDVPAGPRAGFVVGKTVGNSVCRHRVTRQLRHLVGAQLDRLPATADLVVRARPEAADAGSAVLARDLDAGLDRLLGSRPRTAQP, from the coding sequence GTGCTGCCCGCGCAGGCACGCCTGCGCCGGCGGCCGGACTTCACCGTGGTCGTGCGGTCCGGCCGTCGTGCCGGGCGCCCGACCCTGGTGCTGCACTACCTCTCCGAACGGCCCGTCGTCCCGGCCGGGCGTCCAGTGGACGTCCCTGCCGGGCCGCGGGCCGGTTTCGTCGTCGGCAAGACCGTGGGCAACTCGGTCTGCCGGCACCGGGTGACCCGGCAGCTGCGGCACCTCGTGGGCGCCCAGCTGGACCGGCTCCCGGCGACCGCCGACCTCGTCGTCCGGGCCCGTCCCGAGGCCGCCGACGCCGGCTCGGCCGTGCTCGCCCGCGACCTGGACGCCGGCCTGGACCGGTTGCTGGGCAGCCGGCCCCGGACCGCACAGCCGTGA
- the rpmH gene encoding 50S ribosomal protein L34 has translation MSKRTFQPNTRRRAKTHGFRLRMRTRAGRAILAARRGKGRDKLSA, from the coding sequence GTGAGCAAGCGCACCTTCCAGCCGAACACCCGTCGCCGGGCGAAGACCCACGGCTTCCGGCTGCGCATGCGCACCCGGGCCGGCCGCGCCATCCTCGCCGCCCGCCGTGGCAAGGGTCGCGACAAGCTCTCCGCCTGA
- the dnaA gene encoding chromosomal replication initiator protein DnaA has protein sequence MADPTVDLVTVWDQIRERLATSLSPQQNALLSLTRPLGLVEDTAVLAAPNEFTQTVLESRMRIQLAEALSAEFGRAIRVAVQLEDVPAAQAGDAGAPARGTEDRRWAPAERERVAPLGQSPDWSADERLAQDQLAQDRIAHDRASAELAARERAASDRAAEDRADRDRVDDGRSAFGVRTDAVRAEAWLPESGDGRDWSRGSVAEETPREASGEDSGAGVGVQARLAPWDRESDDRGDRQAGTDDRRPADRSARGGGAVPLFADRRPGGLDPGLNAKYVFDSFVIGNSNRFAHAAAVAVAEAPARAYNPLFIYGDSGLGKTHLLHAIGHYAARMFPNVRVRYVSTEEFTNEFINLVHSGRAEDFRRRYRDIDFLLIDDIQFLERAERTQEEFFHTFNTLHNASKQIVITSDRAPKKLTTLEDRLRTRFEWGLITDVQAPDLETRIAILRKKAWGERLQAPDAVLEFIASKVQTNIRELEGALIRVTAFASLNKQPVDLALAELVLKDLISDEQGPQITAAIIMAATAEYFSVTMEELQGANRSRTLVNARQIAMYLCRELTELSLPRIGASFGGKDHTTVMHAVKKITGLMSERRATYTQVTELTARIKSRARQ, from the coding sequence ATGGCCGACCCCACGGTCGATCTGGTGACGGTCTGGGACCAGATCCGCGAGCGCCTGGCCACCAGCCTGTCCCCGCAGCAGAACGCACTGCTCAGCCTGACCCGGCCGCTCGGCCTGGTCGAGGACACCGCCGTGCTCGCCGCCCCCAACGAGTTCACCCAGACCGTGCTGGAGTCCCGCATGCGGATCCAGCTGGCCGAGGCGCTCTCGGCGGAGTTCGGCCGCGCCATCCGGGTCGCGGTGCAGCTGGAGGACGTGCCGGCCGCCCAGGCCGGTGACGCCGGCGCACCAGCCCGTGGCACGGAGGACCGCCGCTGGGCCCCGGCCGAGCGCGAGCGCGTGGCCCCCCTCGGCCAGTCCCCGGACTGGTCGGCCGACGAGCGGCTGGCCCAGGACCAGCTCGCCCAGGACCGCATCGCCCACGACCGTGCCTCGGCCGAGCTCGCCGCCCGCGAGCGGGCCGCCTCCGACCGGGCCGCGGAGGACCGTGCCGACCGTGACCGGGTCGACGACGGTCGCAGCGCCTTCGGGGTGCGCACCGACGCCGTCCGGGCCGAGGCCTGGCTGCCGGAGTCCGGGGACGGCCGCGACTGGTCCCGGGGCTCGGTGGCCGAGGAGACCCCCCGTGAGGCCTCGGGTGAGGACAGCGGCGCCGGCGTGGGCGTCCAGGCCCGGCTCGCCCCCTGGGACCGGGAGTCCGACGACCGCGGTGACCGCCAGGCGGGCACCGACGACCGCCGCCCCGCGGACCGCTCCGCCCGTGGTGGCGGCGCCGTCCCGTTGTTCGCCGACCGCCGGCCGGGCGGGCTGGACCCGGGCCTGAACGCCAAGTACGTCTTCGACAGCTTCGTCATCGGCAACAGCAACCGCTTCGCCCACGCCGCGGCGGTCGCCGTGGCCGAGGCGCCGGCCCGGGCATACAACCCGCTGTTCATCTACGGCGACTCCGGGCTGGGCAAGACCCACCTGCTGCACGCCATCGGGCACTACGCGGCGCGGATGTTCCCCAACGTGCGGGTGCGCTACGTGAGCACCGAGGAGTTCACCAACGAGTTCATCAACCTGGTGCACTCCGGGCGGGCCGAGGACTTCCGCCGCCGCTACCGGGACATCGACTTCCTGCTGATCGACGACATCCAGTTCCTGGAGCGCGCCGAGCGGACGCAGGAGGAGTTCTTCCACACCTTCAACACCCTCCACAACGCCAGCAAGCAGATCGTGATCACCTCCGACCGCGCGCCGAAGAAGCTGACGACGCTGGAGGACCGGCTCCGCACCCGCTTCGAGTGGGGCCTGATCACCGACGTCCAGGCACCGGACCTGGAGACCCGCATCGCGATCCTGCGCAAGAAGGCGTGGGGGGAGCGGCTGCAGGCGCCCGACGCGGTGCTCGAGTTCATCGCCAGCAAGGTGCAGACCAACATCCGCGAGCTCGAGGGCGCGCTGATCCGGGTCACCGCCTTCGCCAGCCTGAACAAGCAGCCCGTCGACCTGGCGCTGGCCGAGCTGGTGCTCAAGGACCTCATCAGCGACGAGCAGGGCCCGCAGATCACCGCGGCGATCATCATGGCCGCCACCGCCGAGTACTTCTCGGTGACCATGGAGGAGCTGCAGGGCGCCAACCGCAGCCGCACCCTGGTCAACGCCCGGCAGATCGCCATGTACCTGTGCCGTGAGCTCACCGAGCTGTCGCTGCCCCGCATCGGGGCCTCCTTCGGCGGCAAGGACCACACCACGGTCATGCACGCGGTCAAGAAGATCACCGGGCTGATGAGCGAGCGCCGGGCGACCTACACGCAGGTCACCGAGCTCACCGCCCGCATCAAGAGCCGCGCCCGCCAGTAG